A region of the Cryptococcus neoformans var. neoformans B-3501A chromosome 6, whole genome shotgun sequence genome:
TCCCAATCCACCCTCACCATGTTCCTCCAACCGCCTTCACCTTCAGACCCTACTCTCACCTACCTCAACAGGCTTAACCGCCTTCCGGCGTTTACCCTCTCAGACTCGACCACCGCTTTCCAACTCTTGCCCCCATCGGGAGCAAACTGGGGTTTCTTACCCAGTATCGATGGTGTCGGTTTATTTTCCAAGCTGGGCGAGGGAATGATCTCCGGTCAAGGGGAGAGTTACCCCATGCAAAACGTCAGGTGGTTCGCCTATGCTGCTAGAGCGTTGGTCGGCAGGTTCTGGACTTTGGCAAAGGTAAGCTTTTCCTAATCCTCCAGTGCGGTATTTCTTGTACTCATGAAAGACTAGAATGCCGACTCTGCCGATATCTTTGTCGTGCTTCTCGGCTACATCGTCATGCACGGTGTGTTCGTCAACTTGTTCATCGGTATGCGCAAACTCGGAAGCTCTTTCTGGATTCGTCAGTTCTTTTTATCTCCCGTCTTCTCGCATTTCCTATGCTGACATGCTGTTCCATAGCCGTCGCAACCCTCTGCTCATCGACATTCGCATTCCTCATCGCCCTCCTCTCTGCCTacctcctcgacctccCCGTCGACCCCATCTGTCTCTCCGAAGCGatccccttcctcgtcatcacaGTAGGCTTTGATAAACCCTACCACCTCGCCAAAGCCGTCTTGCAAAACCCAGATATCGACCCCGttccctcatctcccgAGCCTTCCATTGCTGGGTACAGCGGCGAACTCGCAAAAGATCCCAAATCTGGCTCTAGTTTAGGCCTTGATCTTGGGACTCTGCACAAGGAACTTGCGCCTCTTGAGCGTCTTCAGCGACTGGCGGAAGGACAGGTCAAGTGGGTCGCCCCTGTGGCTGCCAAGAAGATTGTAGTCGACGCTGTGAAGACGTCGGGTGTGAGGATTGTTAGGGATTACGTTTTGGAGATCATTGCGCTTTGCGTCGGTGCAGCTAGTGGGATCGGGGGTTTGAGAGAATTTTGCTACCTTGGTACGTCCTCTCACATTCAATCTGTCCTTCCGAgttttcctcttttttttcctgaATCTAATACTCCTCCGGTAGCCGCCTTAATCATGGCCGTCGATTgtgtcttcctcttcactttTTACGTTGCCATCCTCAGCGTCATGGTCGAAGTTCATCGTATCAAGCTTATTCGAGGTAACCGCCGGGTCAAATCCGTCAAGCGTGTCTCCAGCTCTGCCTCTCTTAATGGCCACGGCAACGGTAACGGCGGCACTACcaacaccagcagcagcactTCCAGCCCCTCCACTAAACGAAGCTTTTGGTCTCGCTCCCCCTCCagcgagagagaagacCAACCTCAAAACCCTGTTGTCCGACTAAAACTTCTCTTgatcatctctttcctAACTCTCCACGTTCTCAACCTCTGTACGACTCTCACCGAGCAAACTGCCTTGAAACGTCATTCCACCCATTCCGGCGCTGAAATCACCTCTCGCGCGATGCTCAACCCCCGCGGTATCTCACTCTCCCCCGTCCTCCAGGCGCTCTACGAGAGTCAACCCCCCGAAACCGACTTGGCCGTCCAAATCATGCCCCCTACCCAAATTCTCATGACAAGCGAAACCTTGATCCCCAGCCGCTTGTCCTCCTTCGACCACTTTATGAGCGAATGGACGTTACTCGTGGGTGATCCCGTGCTGAGCAAGTGGATTgtcgtcttcctcgcaATCAGCGTATTGTTGAATGGGTATCTCTTAAAGGGAATTGCGTTGAATTCAATGGGCGGCAAAGGGCCagtggcggcggcggcgcaAGCGTTAGCTGGGATCTTTGATGCCGAGCGAGGACAGAGGGCTCTTCGAGAGACTACGCCAcgagggaggaagatggagttGTCTGCGCACATGGTCGGTACAAATGCAAGTACCAGTACTCGAGATGGGGATTCGACACCTCgagttgaagaagttggAAAGGTTGCTGCTAGCCACACTGTCAACGTACCTATCATCAAGGAACCTCGtatcccttccccttcgtTCCCCTCTGCTTCCGATGACTCTGCCCTTACCTTTGGCCGACGATCATTTGAGGAATGCGTCGAGATTTACGCAGGCGGCGTTGGCGCCAACAACCTTTCCGACGAGGAAATTATCTTGCTCGTCcaaaagggcaagattgCACCGTACGGCCTTGAAAAAGCTTTGAAGAACCTCGAACGAGCTGTCCGAATTCGACGAGCTGTCATCTCCCGATCCAGTCTCACCAAATCTCTCGAAACGAGTTTGCTCCCTATGGCAGACTATGATTACAAGCAAGTCATTGGTGCATGCTGCGAGAATGTGATTGGttaccttcctcttcccgtCGGTATCGCCGGTCCGCTCAACATTGACGGTCAACTCTTGCATATCCCCATGGCCACCACCGAAGGTACTCTTGTCGCTTCTACCTCGCGAGGGTGTAAAGCCCTCAACGCCGGTGGCGGCGTCACAACCGTCCTCACTCACGACGCCATGACCCGCGGTCCAGCTATCGATTTCCCCAACATTGTCCAAGCTGCCCAAGCACGTCTATGGATCGATTCGCCCGACGGGTACGCCACCCTTAAAACTGCCTTTGAGTCCACCTCTCGATTCGCCAAACTCCAAACCCTGGAATGCGCCTTGGCAGGTCGGACGTTGTATGTGAGGTTTGCGACCCAGACCGGTGACGCGATGGGTATGAACATGATCTCCAAGGGAGTCGAAAAAGCCCTCGAAGTCCTGCGCGGCCATTTCCCCGATATGCACGTCCTCGCACTTTCCGGAAACTATTGTACCGACAAGAAACCGGCGGCGATCAATTGGATCGAAGGGAGAGGTAAGAGTGTGGTCGCGGAAGCGGTGGTGCCCGGTCATGTGGTGAAGACGGTGTTGAAGACGACTGTGAAGGATTTGTGTAATTTGAATATAAAGAAGAATTTGATTGGAAGTGCGATGGCGGGAAGTATAGGAGGATTTAACGCTCACGCGGCGAATATCTTGACTGTAAGTCTTATCTCTTTTAACAACTACGCCAAGTGCGGTTTTCGCTAAATATatattttattttatttcGATATTTGTAGGCCATGTACCTCGCGTGCGGTCAAGATCCGGCTCAGAACGTTGAAAGTTCCAACTGTATGACTCTTATGGAACCGTACGTCCAcattctttttctcttgaTCGCTTTCGCTAACATTCCCATGTTCAAATCTTGTTTTCAAACAGGATCAACGACGGCGAAGACCTTCTCATCTCATGTTCCATGCCCTCTGTTGAAGTCGGCACCGTCGGCGGCGGTACCATCCTTTCCCCCCAACGCGCCATGCTCGACATGCTCGGCGTCGCTGGTGCCCATGCCACTTCGCCAGGTGCAAACGCTCAACGTCTCGCCCGAATCATCGTCGCAGCCGTCATGGCCGGTGAACTGAGTTTGATGAGTGCGCTCGCTGCGGGTCATTTGATTCAGGCGCATATGAAGCATAACAGGAGTACGCCTGCGACGCCGGGGGCGGTGACGCCGTTTGGAGGGATAACACCGTTGAGGGAGAGTGTGTTGATTAATGGTCCGGGGGCGAAGTGAAAGTGATTCTGGCGAGCCTGCATAACGAACCAGCGAGTGGGGAGTGAATGAATGGTTGAGTAAAGGGAACGAGTAGCGAAGGGGTGTCGTGTGTGGGCAAGAGGGAAAGACACATTCCCCTTGCGTTCTTTTTGATCCTCGGTACATGTCTAGGAGGTTCTTGTCTTTTATCTGCATTagcatctcatcttccgatAATAACTTGATACCCCTTCAGAAAAGTAAAATAACCAGTTTTAGTTTGTCTAGTCCATTCGTCTATAGGTCACAAGTCATGGGTCATAGGTCGTAGGCCATAGGGCATAAAGCATATTTCTTGCCAACGATGTAATGCAAAAATCATCATTTGTATATTCATTAGTCCCATATGCACTCATGCTTTTCGGTAGCTTCGTCCGTCGTTACTGGAACTGTTTGTTGTCGTCGCGTGCGTTGCTTTCACTCGGcggccgccgccgccagCTGACTGAATTTCCGACGTGTCATTATTTTGgcccacctccacctctgcTGAAATATTTCCATCGCGCCTCCAACTCTgctccctcctccattcCGTCCCAGAAACGCTCATAAAAATGgctccctcctccgcccTGCCAGCCACCTCCAAGAAGGCCAAAAAGCCCCAACCTACTCCCAAAgcccccctccccctcccctctACATTCTCCACTGCCCAAGCTGAAAAGGCCGTCAAAGCCCTTCTCGCCCACCACGCCAAAGTCTCAAAgcaaaaggaggaggaacagCTTTTACCGCGCGAAGAACATGTTTGGGTCGTCGTCAACACCAAGACGGGAAGTACCAGGAGGAGTCTGAACCCGGTCAAGATGTGGGTGgtttccttctttcgtttTCTCTCGTTGGAAACCCGTGTAAAACTCGACAACTGACAAGTGATTCTCCTGTGACTTTTTTTCTAGCCAACTGCCTCATCCTGCTCTCCCGCCTCCTCCTACATCCTCCGTCTGTCTCTTCACCAAAGACCCCCAACGTCAATACAAAGATCTCCTCGCCCAGCATAACATCAAGTTCATCTCCCGCGTCGTTGGCGtcgagaagctcaaggGCAAGTTTAAGCCGTACGAAGCGAGGAGGGAATTGTTGAGGGATCATGATATGTTTCTGTGTGACGAACGGGTTTTGGGCGTGATGCCAAAATTGCTGGGCAAGATGTTTTTCGAAGCCAAAAAGTGggtttctcttcctcttttccctttcctccatctGCCGTCgtcctttcttcttgcaGCTGACCCTGTCCTTCTCAAAAAAGACAACCCATCCCCGTAAACCTCCAACGCAAAGACCTCACCTCCACTCTCGCCCGTgcaatctcctccacctaCTTCCACCCCACCACCGGcacatccacctccacccgTATCGCCACCCCATCCcactcttccacttcccaAACTCTCGCCAACTTGCTCGAAGCTGTGCCCCAAATCGTCGCCGAGGTTGACGGCGGATGGGAAGGCGTCTTGTCAGTTGGTATAAAGACAAGCGGCAGTGTAATGTTGCCTGTTTGGACAGGCAAATTGGGAGGAAGGTTTGAGAAGGCTGAAAAGCCCGAGAAATCTGCAAACtctggagaagaaatggaagtcgaggtggaagagaaatCAGAAACCCCCTCAGCCCCCGCTCCCACCGtagaaaagagggagaagaaggaaaaggctgctgctgccccTGTCGAaaagccaaagaagaagtcatCAACCATCGGATCAACGGCCGGAGGCGCCGCCAAGCGTGCAAAGCAAGTGGCTGTTGGTGCCAAAAAGCCAGCCGTCAAGAAATCCAAGTCAAAGCTTTAACAGTCTTTTGAATAGGCTTTATGTCTTTTTACTCACCCCTTCTGTGATTACCCGCTTAATGGGCATAGATTTTcgtctccttttctctcttttcgGATATGACAGGTTAGGATAAGATGGGATAGGATAAGATTCCAGTCATTTGGCTGATGGTTCATGTAatgctcttcttttttcctcttcttgtcttccaTTCCTCTAAATGATGCATTCTTATACCCTATGTACCTATCTACTCCTCGAACAAACAGTAAATTTCAACGGACTAGGCGCTGCGGCCTTCTCTGACAATCTTCATCAACTCACTGCCATCCTGTTGTCTAATAACGACATGAGCGAAAAGTGATTCAATCAGTATTCCAGTTGATAACCTTTATGTCACTTGTGTAATTCGCAGCAATGGGAGCTTTCAGCCCCAAAGAAAACACTAAAAAGACATTTGATAGGAATGCTAaacttcctctcctttgTGGGAACTGCGGCAAAAAGCAGCAACATCCGATAACCGGATATCACGGAAGATTATTGGCCGTGCCTGGcgacttttttttttacgGATCAGTATTCGTACTATTAATTAGCGAAACGGATGTCATGTGGGGTCGTCTAAATGTTCTCTCGATACACCCCGCCAGTCCTCTCCTTGAATGTCACTATTCTTAAAGCTACTATCTGTACTTAGTCCAAAAAAGCTGCTCTAACTTACCCAATCAATGGCCTCCGAGATTGAGCTGTCCCGCCTTCCGAGCCAGCGAAATGAATCCGCCACTGAACAACAACTCGACTATGATCGGGAACACGAAGTCGATGAATCAGCTACACATTACGCGCTGCCCCCGGTAGATGGAGGTCGAAGGGCATGGGCATTCCTTGCTGGTGCTACCGTTGTGGAGATGCTTGTATGGGGATTTCCTTACTCGATTGGTATCTTGCACGCGTACTGGAGTAATATCTTATTCAAAGGCTACGGCGAGTCAGCAATCACCCTGGCTTCCACTCTGCAGACCGGTTTACTCTACGTGAGTTGTGCCATCTTTGGGCCGTAAGTTTTCATTTCTCGAAAACCCCGATTGATGACTGACCATCCTTAAGAGTGTTTACCAGATGGCCGAGATGGGAGAAAACTCTCCAATATTTTGCTCTTTTCGCTTCTGCATTGTCGATGATTGGGAGTGCTTTCGCAACGAAGGTGTGCTTAACCAAACATATTGAACTCAAGTGCTGATTATCATCTAGCCCTGGCACCTTGTCATAACTAACGGCTGCATCTATCCATTCGCAGGAGCCCTCTATCTTCCGTGTTGTACTATTCTTTTCGAATGGTTTGTCGCTAAGCGGTTCGTTTTTCTTGTTCATAACCATACTCATGCGTTCGCTAATCAAGACACAGAGGAATTGCTACTGGTCTTATGTATGCAGGTACTGGTATCGGTGGCGTAGCATACCCGTATATTATGAGTGGCCTCTTGAACGGCGTAGGCTACAAAGCTGCTCTAGTATCGATGGGTATAGGCTACGCCATCCTTGGTTCCATCGCCCTCATTCCTGTCAACCGACGAGTCCCCCTTTCTCGATACTATTTTACAGAGCCTGGAAGGAGAAAACAATTCAACTTTTCATTCTTGAAAAGCTCAGTCGCTTTAACGGGTTCGTTGATCATCCTTTTCGTCAGCATGGGTAACTTCATCCCCACTGTCTGGCTGCCATGTACGTCGGACCATTATTCGTTTTTGGCAACGATACTGACACATATGTAGCTTATGCCGACGACCTGAAACTACGTCACCTCGACGGTACCGCCCTCATTGCCATTCTCAACGCCGCCACTATCCCAGGCAATATCCTCCTTGGCTACTTCTCTGATTTTTCTATCCGCGCTGTTATCGTCGTCTCTTGCGTCGGCAGTGCTTTCGGATGCGCATTCTTGTGGGGTTTCGGGACGAATGCGGCCATGCTTGTCGCTTTTGCAATCGTTTACGGTTTTCTAGGATCAAGCTTCCAGTGTCTATGGTCTAACATGATTAGTGTCATTTCTAGTGAGTTACTGTACGGACCGATGCCCATTCCTTTCGCTAACGCAGGATTATAGAGGACGACCCCATTGCTCCATCTCTAATTTTCTCAATCTTTGCCTTAATGAGGGCTATCGGTAACATCACATCTGGTGCGTATATAGCGCAATTTTCACAATGAGTGTACTTATAGTATTGTAGGGCCCGTTTCTGGCGCGCTCATGAAGCATGACTCGTTCCCTGGCGCTGTTGGAGCTTATGGTTTCCACAACTATGTGAGTATTCCCCCTTCATCAGGTGCCCATATGCTGACGGCGATGTTGGAAGGGCGCCTTGTTGGTGTATACATCTGTAACAATCTTTACCGGGGGAGTCACCGGTATCCTGTTCAAAGACCGTTAGGGAAAATCTACATCTCCGAAAAGATTTTAAACTCTATAGAAATCGAACGCTGTAGCAATAGTATGATACCCCCAGCTGTTTGTTTACATCGAACAATCTTGATATACCTGGAGTCTCCTTGGTACTGTTATGTAGCGTGCATTAAAAATATTGGACGGAGAACTTACATTTCTGTGCTATTGAACAGGAAATGTTGTATTATGTATATGTAAGAAAAAACATGGAGGTACTATGCGCTATTCAATACAGACAGATATTGCCAGCATGTTGAAGAGTCGTATTTAGTGGATGCAGTCTGGTCGTTCTCTTTTATTATCATCGCCAATCATCACTTGAACAATATCCCTGCGGCACCCCCTGAAAAGATTGTGATGGCTGTGTACAGTAACAAGGCGCCCTGCGAATTATGTCAATTACATGCAGAGATGCCCGATAAAATGACGAAACTACTCACATAGTTGTGGAAACCGTAAGCGCCCGCACCATTTGGAAATGTGTTGTATTTCAAGAGAGCGCCTGAAATGGGTCCTGTAGACACCATCAGCTCCTGTTGGACCATTTTCATCAACCAAGGCAATATCAAAACTCACCAGAAGTAATGTTACCGATACCTCTCATGAAGGCGAAAATGGAAAATACTATTGAAGGAGCTATCGGGTCATCCCCTACAAAATTAACCATTAGCTGCGAGAGAAAGTCGTCGCTCAAGCGGCTCACTGCTTATGACCCCAATCATATTTGACCACAATGCCTGGAAACTGGTCCCCAACAATCCGTAGACGATGGCAAAAACAATCAAGACTCCTGGGTTCGTCCCAAATCCCCACAAGAACGCACAACCGAGAGCGCTTCCGACGCACGAAACGATGATCACGGCGCGTAGGGAGTAATCGGAAAAGTAGCCAAGCAGCGTGTTACCGGGAACCGAGGCGGCATTCAGGATTGCGATCAAGGCTATACCATCTATACGGCTCATCTTAAGGTCGTCCGCATAAGCTGTTGATGGTCAGCTTAAATACCCAAAAAGGTATAAAAACGTACAAGGAAGCCAAAGTGTAGGGATAAAATTACCCAAGCTGACAAgcaggatgatgagagggCCAATGATGCCCGGCGTACTCCTCAAGAAAGTCAAATTTATGggcttctttcttccagGTCCAACAAAGTCATGTCGAGAGACAGGGACTCGTCGATTGACTGGGATGAGTGAAATAGTTCCCAAAATGGCGTAGCCAACACCCATGGAAATCATGGCTGTTTTATAGCCAAAATGGTTCAAGAGACCGCTCATGATGTAAGGATACAACACGCCTCCCACACCAGTCTGTGTTTCATGGTTAGCTGGAGGACGGCACCTCAAGTCAAAAAAATTATAAATGGAACATACTCCTGCAAACATTGCACCGTTGGCAAGACCGCTAATGCGGAATCAACTTTCGTTCGAACCCCGATGAACCTGAAATGACCTTACCGCTTGGCAACAAACCACTCAAAGAGGAGAGTACAACAGGGCAAATAGAGGGCTCCCGCGAAAGCGTAAATACAGCCGACGGTGACGATAAGATGCCATGGCTATTATGATGGTCAGTACTGTTTTTTCAAATAAGGGACATGGCTTACTTTGCTCGCGAAAGCACTACCAATAAAGGATAACGACGCAGCAAATAAGCCAATGTATTGGAAAGTCTTCTGCCACTTTGGCCATTTTGTGAAAATGCTACAGGCAAGTCAACATACTCGAGTTGGTCGTTCCAAAAAGGAGTTCCAGCTTACGGTCCGAACACGGCGCAGCTCATATAGAGCAGACCGGTCTGCAATGTAGCAGCAAGAGCCACCATAGACTCTCCATATCCTTTGAAAAGAGTATTTGTCCAGTACACATGCAGGATACCGATAGAGTATGGAAATCCCCAGACGAGCATCTCAACGACAGTCGCACCAGCGAGGAATGACCATGCTTTCCGACCACCGTCTACTGGAGGCAAGGCATGGTGAGTGACGGATTCatctacttcttcttcttgatcataAGAGAGAGAGTGCTCGATTTTTGATTGTGATGGTCGTCTGTCAGGAAGTTGGAGAAGCTCAATATCGGATGACATTTCAAATGAGCTTCTGTAATTCCGTCGATAAAAAAAACTGTAGAGGGAATATGTTTTTGTAGTAGACGCCTCTATTGCTTTTAGAAACTTGACTTGTTCAGACTCGGCAACTAGCGTACGTTGTTCGTTAAATAAAAATATCCCGCGAATCGGTCTTGGAGTATCTGACAGGCACGTCTCGTCCCCCTGGGACATCATTGGTCCTAACGTCCGTGCTGTCGGAATCAAAGATCTATCTAATCTGGACGAATGAATTATGGGCTTGGTAAAGAAGCAGATCTCAGGGACAGGGATGAGTTGAATCATGGGGAAGATAAATGGGCATGCAAAGAAGCAAGACAAAGACGGCAGATTTGTTTCTCATGCAACTTAGACATCTCTAGCAACTGACACAGCGTGCTTTAAGCTTTATCTCTAAACGACTCTACATTCAACATACTCATTTATTATTTATAAATTCTAGCTGTGCGCTTACTCCGAGTCACACACACCTGAACTACATACCGGAATTGAATAAGGAGAACATTACATGTATGTCGCTACTGATACAATGGTCTATATGCTTGTAAATTAACTGTCCATACGCCCAAAATAACCTCGACCATCAGCGCCCTCTGAATAACAACCCGGTCGCGCCACCTGCGATGATGGTGACTGCTGTGTACACCAGCAGTATGCCCTAAAAGTTTTGGGTCAACAGAGTTTTCCAAACAAACCAGAGAGAAAAAACACACATAATTGTTCAGACCGTAAGCCCCAGCGGCTCCTTGCATAGTGTTGTACTTGAGTAGAGCTTCGGAGATGGGACCAGAAGTGATATTCCCAATGCCTCGAGTGAATGCAAAGATTGAAAAGATGGTAGTAAGAGCTACGGGGTCATCCTCTGAGCAGAATATAAGCGTTGCATCTCAATTTCATAAACGAACCAACTTACTTGAAATGACTCCAATCATTTTTGACCATACCGCCGAAAAACTAGGCCCGAGGAGTCCAAAAATAATAGCGAAAGTGATCAACATCCCTGCATTTGTCCCGAAACCCCACAAGAAGGCGCAGGCCAGAGCACTACCCACACAAGAGAGCGTGATGGCAAcacgaagaggaaggcgatCAGAGAGGTAGCCGAGGAGGGCGTTACCGGGCACGGAGGCACCGTTAAGTATGGCGATAAGAGCAGTACCGTTGGGGTCATGGAGATTGAGGTCATCCGCATAGGCTGATATATGTCAGTAGGTGAACTAAGAGGCCATATGATGAACATACATGGAAGCCACAAGCTCGGTATGAAGTTGCCCAGACTcgtgaagaggatggtcaTCACACCCATGAACATAGGCAATGTCCTCAGTACCGACCAGTCAGTTTTGtgcttcctccttcctggTGCCGCAAAGTCATATCGTGAGAGAGGGATTCGTCGCCTGATTGGGATGAGGGCTATAGAACCGAGAACAGCGTAACCGACACCGAGGGAAATCATAGTCGTCTTGTAGCCAAATCGGTTGAGAAGGCCACTGGtaaggaagggaaagataCAACCACCGAGACCAGTCTGTTTCATCGTCAGCATATTGCGTTCCAGCTCACAGTGACAAAGCTTACTCCAGCATACATCACACCACTGGCAAATCCTCGTTTAGCTTGCCACCATTCGAACAAAAGAGTTGCGCAAGGAAGATAACAGGCTCCGGATAAAGGGTAAACGAGACCGATGGTGACGAGAAGATGCCATGGCTATTCTTTGGAGTGAGTCGCGCTCGATTAAACACAAAATACGGCTTACCTTTGAGGCGAATGCAGAGGTGATCATTGATAAAGCCGCTGCAGATAAACCAGCGTACTGGAAGGTCTTCTGCCATTTCGGCCATGTTGTAAAGAGTCTGTATTGTTCATAAACAATAGCCACGCTTGCGGATGACTTTACTCACGGTCCGAAAAATGCACAGCTCATATACAATAAACCCGTTTGAAGAGTGGCTGCCAAGGTCAACGTCGAAGCACCATACCCGACGAACAAAGTGTTGGTCCAGTACACGTGCAGGATACCGACAGAGAACGGCAAACCCCAGATGAGAATCTCAACGAATGTAGCTGCTGCAAGGAACGTCCACGCCCGTCGACCGCTATCtacaggaggaagagcataTTGAGTGACAGGTTCAATTTGAGAGTCATGATCGGGGCCTAGAACGCGATCTATTGTTGATTGGGATCGCCGGGTAGGGAAGTCGGAGAGTTCCATTGCCTCTGCCATTTTCAGTTGGCAGCTAGATATTCCCTGGAGAGCTAGGAATGCAAAACCTGCCGAGCGAAAAGAGAGcacaagaggagaaaaaaagatgaGACTAATAAATCTCTGACCTCTGGGTATTATCCGTCCAACGagcgaaaaaaaaaaaaaaaccaagaAAATGTTTATAAGCCCCACGCGGGCCAGGTGGGGTTCAGGCACGTGACTGGATTGGTCTCACCTGACATGACAGACATCCTAAATTGATCGCCGACGGGAGAGCCGATGGATTGTCCGAAAAACGATAACGACTCGAGATGACGAGCGAGCGAGCTGCAAAAAAGGATGGGTCGACGTTCATTATCCAAGCTCTCATTGTTTTACTGTTAATTGTACAGGTATTGCATTTATAATTCTACTGTGCAGCATGTGAGTGAGATTAGAGACGGGCAAAATTGGCTCGTGTAGAATGAACACTCGCGGAGGCTGAAGCTGCAGAAAAGGTAAAGCCAGTCACCGTTAATAACCAAACGTGACTACTTCCATCTTGCATGGCATCGACGTGTGAATGATTATATGGTCTACTGTACATTCAATTACCAAGCGAAAGAATGTCCTTCGTTTGCACTAGTAGTATGAACACCATAACATGGAACGTCCGTGAGCTCAAACTGGTGACCTTGCGTATTGAGTTTATTAGCGAGGAAGTGCGAGCACGGTGCCTAGGTGGAGGTGTGGTGGCAgtaggaaggaaaaagttCAGGGATACGGAGGGATGAGGTTGCCTTCGTTCTTAGTCTTTCGTTCGTTATACATCTGTTTCCCggttctctctttctctcttaAGCAACAAACTAGTTTTACAACAGATCTAAGGGAATGAAGATAATTTATGACGATTTGAACAGATAACCCGTAGCACCACCGCTCAAGATTGTAACGGACGCGTAGATCAAGAGGACTCCCTGGGAAAGTGTTAGACGAAGAACTAGAGATGAAAATATTATTATTGGCTCACATAGTTGCTGAATCCGTAAGCTCCAATGCTCCCGTTAAGGTTATTTATCTTCAACAGTGCTTGGGAGATTGGGCCTTCACTCATGTCAGGTATTTATTGCTGGGAAATCCACTCCCACTCACCACTCATTAAGCTCCCAACCCCTCGAACAAAGGTGA
Encoded here:
- a CDS encoding hypothetical protein (HMMPfam hit to HMG-CoA_red, Hydroxymethylglutaryl-coenzyme A reductase, score: 921.7, E(): 2.6e-274), with the translated sequence MLRQTLVSLSSLAASAPIEVITTTFIFATLAYFQLLHAIKGSEFFNVPSVSPPSRPAHFVRLAHQPSSEDASYILPSSHGVAGSSWVGDVESKREWTPISPSDFRKILEQNALGGYTFPIEAGGNTSGEKASVAIVKQLVVTRDGAQEPIDEFEQWLLNELSVEVDGEKYTYRDLCFNTSDHPSFVPHPLYPSQSTLTMFLQPPSPSDPTLTYLNRLNRLPAFTLSDSTTAFQLLPPSGANWGFLPSIDGVGLFSKLGEGMISGQGESYPMQNVRWFAYAARALVGRFWTLAKNADSADIFVVLLGYIVMHGVFVNLFIGMRKLGSSFWIPVATLCSSTFAFLIALLSAYLLDLPVDPICLSEAIPFLVITVGFDKPYHLAKAVLQNPDIDPVPSSPEPSIAGYSGELAKDPKSGSSLGLDLGTLHKELAPLERLQRLAEGQVKWVAPVAAKKIVVDAVKTSGVRIVRDYVLEIIALCVGAASGIGGLREFCYLAALIMAVDCVFLFTFYVAILSVMVEVHRIKLIRGNRRVKSVKRVSSSASLNGHGNGNGGTTNTSSSTSSPSTKRSFWSRSPSSEREDQPQNPVVRLKLLLIISFLTLHVLNLCTTLTEQTALKRHSTHSGAEITSRAMLNPRGISLSPVLQALYESQPPETDLAVQIMPPTQILMTSETLIPSRLSSFDHFMSEWTLLVGDPVLSKWIVVFLAISVLLNGYLLKGIALNSMGGKGPVAAAAQALAGIFDAERGQRALRETTPRGRKMELSAHMVGTNASTSTRDGDSTPRVEEVGKVAASHTVNVPIIKEPRIPSPSFPSASDDSALTFGRRSFEECVEIYAGGVGANNLSDEEIILLVQKGKIAPYGLEKALKNLERAVRIRRAVISRSSLTKSLETSLLPMADYDYKQVIGACCENVIGYLPLPVGIAGPLNIDGQLLHIPMATTEGTLVASTSRGCKALNAGGGVTTVLTHDAMTRGPAIDFPNIVQAAQARLWIDSPDGYATLKTAFESTSRFAKLQTLECALAGRTLYVRFATQTGDAMGMNMISKGVEKALEVLRGHFPDMHVLALSGNYCTDKKPAAINWIEGRGKSVVAEAVVPGHVVKTVLKTTVKDLCNLNIKKNLIGSAMAGSIGGFNAHAANILTAMYLACGQDPAQNVESSNCMTLMEPINDGEDLLISCSMPSVEVGTVGGGTILSPQRAMLDMLGVAGAHATSPGANAQRLARIIVAAVMAGELSLMSALAAGHLIQAHMKHNRSTPATPGAVTPFGGITPLRESVLINGPGAK
- a CDS encoding hypothetical protein (Match to ESTs gb|CF189275.1|CF189275, gb|CF187621.1|CF187621): MAEAMELSDFPTRRSQSTIDRVLGPDHDSQIEPVTQYALPPVDSGRRAWTFLAAATFVEILIWGLPFSVGILHVYWTNTLFVGYGASTLTLAATLQTGLLYMSCAFFGPLFTTWPKWQKTFQYAGLSAAALSMITSAFASKPWHLLVTIGLVYPLSGACYLPCATLLFEWWQAKRGFASGVMYAGTGLGGCIFPFLTSGLLNRFGYKTTMISLGVGYAVLGSIALIPIRRRIPLSRYDFAAPGRRKHKTDWSVLRTLPMFMGVMTILFTSLGNFIPSLWLPSYADDLNLHDPNGTALIAILNGASVPGNALLGYLSDRLPLRVAITLSCVGSALACAFLWGFGTNAGMLITFAIIFGLLGPSFSAVWSKMIGVISKDDPVALTTIFSIFAFTRGIGNITSGPISEALLKYNTMQGAAGAYGLNNYGILLVYTAVTIIAGGATGLLFRGR